Sequence from the Vanacampus margaritifer isolate UIUO_Vmar chromosome 18, RoL_Vmar_1.0, whole genome shotgun sequence genome:
TGAGCGGGACCAGCACCAGGCTGAACCCGCTCCCCGCGAAGAAGACCAGCTCGGCCACGCTCACCAACGCCCGCTGGCGGGGGCTCAGctcgcccgccgccgccgccgcctgcagCCGCGCCCCCCTCGCCAGCGCCGTCACGTAGAGGAGGTGACAGAACAGCAGCGTCGCGCTCGCCGCCAGGAACGCCGGACCCTCGTCGGCGCGGCAGAGAAACCTCCGGTTGGATTTGCTTTTCCGCACGCAGCCGTAAATCACAAGCGCCAGCTGGAGAACGAAAGGGATCAGGAAAGCGAGGCACAGCTTTGCGACGGCGTACGGAACTCCGGCGTGGATCGGATCCACAAAACAGTCCGTCGTTAGCTGAAGACCTTCCCTCGGTCCTCGGATGCCGGCCAGAAGAAGAGAAACGACAGCAGACGTCAGGACCACCAGCGCCGCGCAGACGCCGGGCCTCTTCGTTAAGGAATTGGACGGCGGGTCGAGGGCGAGCGCGTAAGCCATCAGCGCCAGAACCAACAGGCCGCAGAGAGACGCCACGTTGACGGCGAAGGAAAGCGCGGCGCAGCCCAACGCCGACGTCCTCAGGCTGTGAGGGCGGTGCGCCACGTTGTACAAGGAGAAGAAGACGAGTAGCAGCTGAAGGCCGCAGAAGGTCCAGAGCAGCCGGGCCAGCCGGGCCACGCTTTCGCGCTGCGCCCTGTAAGTGCGCACGAACGCGTAGAGCAGGAAGCAGGCGGCGGCGAAGGCGGCGGCAGCCAGTAGAAAGTACACGTGGTTGGCCGAGGATATGAGGTGGGCGGCCGCGATGAGCTCCAGCACGGCGGTTGGCGACGGCGTTGACGCGTTGGCAAGCGCAGCCGAGCTGTTGGGGGGCGTTTGGGTCGCGGGCTCGCTGGACTGGGAAAGAAAAGAGCAGTGGagagaaattaaattatttggtAGATCAACAAAATTCTgattgattaactctttgactgccagacgttttcagaaaagggatgccgtgggtgccagccgatttaagcatttttgactgatctttcaaggtccacagaaaattatgtgtttggactatggaaacacacatactaccaaatgaaagattggactctcatctttcatcagaaaaaaaagtttgtttctaccttattccgtttttcagtaatcaacaataaaaaatggttaatttcacctgtgttttgaaaaaacgtattttaacgtctttggcagtcctccataggattttactaaacgttatttaacgtttttggcagtcaaagagttaagaattctgattaattggccaattaatatgaaaaaaaaaaacttgttttctGGTCTCTTACAACTGTAAACATttgacagtttatttacattgacATATTTTACCTTcaatatttgttaaaatttaCAATAGaatgcctttttttgtgtgtgctgattTTTCCTTAACTtctttgttaaaacaaaaaaaaaggcaattttttttgccctaattaaaattcaatacaacaattaaatacagtagcataaaaaacagacaggattattcaaacgatcatatattttttggtgcaatttttttttaaacgtacaaaatattaagacataaaattgttcaaaacactaattatgtaaattatttttggaccatacaaaatgtatactattatattaaaaatagatgcaAATGTGTGGGTTCCCTTTATAAACAAACATGCATTGGATTTTATTAGCTTTACACTTCTAAATTGCCATTGAACTGttgtaacatttaaataaacaatttcgATAAAATTTTTTTACGATTTTGGCAATTTTCGAATTTTGGGGAgtgcaataattgaaattgtgattGAATTTGGATTCATTGCGCAGCCCGAAAAGAAATCGCACAACGTGCCATCGCAACAGTCGCAAGTCGACTACCGAGCGCACCGAATTCCGTGCagcagataggccaagcaaatCGGGCGTGCCTCTTGACCTCGAACCCAGATTAAGAGCCACTGAATTAAGGTGTGTAGCTATTAGCCATTagctaattttttattttaatgcattttttttgtgtgctaagGTATTAAAACGGatattgtacataaaaatattatttgaagtACATTTCAGTACTTTTTCACTTCCACGAGTTAAATCAATGCtttcatcagatttttttttcttctcatttaaCGCGTTTGTACTTTAGAGCACACGAGCACTTTTGCCATTTCTGCCGTTTTGCCCTCCGCGGCGGAAGCGTCTGCTGGACTGCAACACATGTTTCCACTTACCATATTTTGGGAGTTGTTGCCGTCACTCGCTggtctcctgtttttttttatctcccggCTCGACGGCTGCCGCTTGAGTGCGAGCCAAGCGGCCTGATAaaaacgatgatgatgaagatgaagatgctcCTTGCGGGGACGCGAGCGCTCACcaggaatgattttttattttttttgttcctacTCGTGCGGGCAACGTCCCGCCAGCATACTTTCAGAGTGACTTCGTGACCATGTGATCAGAACATTTTCtgtccctccttttttttttttttttttttcttctcctttttcaCCTTGCAGACTGAGAGCCGTTAAATCGGAGCGCATACTGGCTCCCTTGTTTCGTCTCCCCAGAGGTTcgaatttagttttttttttttaagagggccGCGGTTGAGTTGAGTATTCGTTGTGCTActtgtttttcacacaaaatgtaaaaattggaCTCggctgtcatttaaaaaaaaaaaaaaaaaaaaaagtgcatgtgTTACAGGAAACCTTTGTCAACCTGCGATGCAACAGGAAGTTGTGGTGGGGgggaaatcgtttttttttagtttcaacATATTTCATTTCATGTCTCGCATTCCGAATATTGTTgtcaggaagtttttttttttttttaagttttttttatttattatatatgttatatttgtGGAAGTTTCATTGGCATTTTGTATGCACTGCTGTTCAAAAGCTCAAGTGGATATATACAGGAGATACGGcatatataaaaagtctacacacccctggcaaatgtttttgtgattaaaattcaaaatgatgcactttaacaggggtgtgtagactttaaaTATTCACAGTTCTGGTTAAAATGATTAGTTAATTTTgatctgaatttaaaaaaaaaaaaaggtgggggggggcaaataACCCCCAAAGAAGGCGCGATTGTGCGTAAAAATTCCGATGTCAACACTGCACTGGATTTTTCTCTACTGGTCCAATTTACAAATCCACGTTTGTTTTTGCTTCGGCTTAACAGATTTCAGATCCGGCCGACGCCCCCGAAGGAGAGGACAACTTGAGCCCGGAGGAGAGGCGGGTCCTGGAGCGGAAGATGAAGAAGATcctgaagaagaagatgaaagcGGAGGGGCTCCTCCCGCCAAAAAACAAAGAGAAGGAGTCCGGGCCTCCCGCGTCCCAGCAGGCTTTGGATTACCTCACCTGGTAAGAGACTTTGAGTTGTGCAAAACCACAACCTCCTGCCCCATTCACAAGATGGGACATTTGAATTGGCCCATCTTAAGTCAGGGAAGAGTAATTGGTTTGGTACTGTGGTTCTTAACCAGGGTCCGATCGAACCCCGAgagttcggtgagtcagtcgtAAAAAACAGAAcgtggtcggacgaatatgtgcaacaTGAATTGACGTATAACGAAATTGGGAaggtatggtgttccacagggctcaattctggggcctctgctgttttgatTGAATCTGCTGccgcagggttcaattttgaaaaaaacagcggtggatgttttaaagtgctcttcAATATAGAGTTGGATGCTTTGCAATGCCaggttgagcaattctagtccccGCAAAACTAAAGGTGCAATTCTTTATGCCGCCTGGAGATGGCGAATACAAGACAAATGATTTTGCGCGGGTGCGGGGCAATGTGAGAAGCCATCATTGTTAACGACAGCGTCGTCTTTCCAGCTGGGCTCACAATCGCGCAGCGTGGAAGTTTCAGAAGACACGGCAGACGTGGTTGCTGCAAAACATGTTTGATTCCCAACAGGTAAAATTGTCCATCCGATTTACAGGAAACGATTTGTAGCCGAAATATTCACATTTGAATTTGCCGACAGATTGAAGATGAGAAGTTCTCGGAGCTGCTGCAGTATTTGGAGGGGCTCCGCGGGGGGTCGCGAGACACCACGGTTCAGAAGGCCCTGGTCCTGGTCCAGGAATCGGGCCAAGCGCCCGAGGATGGAAACGTCCAGAAGAGGGCGCACCGAGCCAAAGAAGTCATCCAGATGCTTTCCTAATGACGAGACTGACCTCAGGCTTGGACTttgattttgtcattatttctgtttttatttttaacagttcGGCCTTCTGATGACATTTTCTATATGTTTGCATTTCTTTTGGATTAATTGAGACCCGGAAAACAAACAGACGGCATTTTTAGTTGCTTTGTTTATACTCGTTTAGGGTTgtaaaatatttcaatattaaaaaaaaaaaatgtttttattcccAGCAGTTCTCCCTTCAACTTCAAAATATTACATTCATAAAATTCAGGACATcttggaaacttttttttcacatttccacatttttcagTATTTCAGAGTGACGACCTTCCCAAATTGAAACTCCTCCCACATTTCGTACCATCTCAACTTAATCATCCAAGACAActtggaaaatatttttccacaacaatggatCGTACctctcttttaaatgtttttttttttttttgtggcttccCTCCATTTTACATTCCCGTGGATGGGATCCGCAAAAAATCCAGTTTTTCCCGCTTGCCGCATCCTGGCGCGTTTCAGCCCTGATCGGCGAGCTCGAAAAGCCCGCCGTCGCCACGTAAACGCGGCGCCTCAGCCGCCGTCCTGGCACTTTCGCTTTCGCCCGGTTTTGCGTCAAACGCAATATTGTGATGAGTCAGCAGGTCTCGCAGTCTCGCCATCTCTTCTCGCTGTTTTTGGAAGTCCTGGAAAATTGCGGAGCGTTATCGAACAAACGCTCGTTTGCAACGTGCCCTGTTGCGTCACACGCGGACGTACCTCGTTGCATTTCTGTAAAGAGTCGTGCGTTCCTACTTCAGCGGCGACCCGGGGCGGCTTCTCGTTCACTTTTTGACTCTTCAGCAGCCCGGCGTCCTCAAAAACATCCCTCGTGAGCTTGTTATATCCCTGCGAGGAACAAAGGCGGCATTCGGCTCCAGATCAAACGCaacatttagcttttttttttttttttttgcttaacttACTTGCTCGGTGATGAGGCCTTCATATCGAGCCTGCTCCGCTTCATCCCATTCCTTTTGTAGCTTCTCGTTCAGGGTCGGGTACACTTGGGAACGGCATGAAAAAGTAGGCTGGTCACTAAATCAGTATATTCGAGACCACCGTGACAAATGAGggcaaaaatctgatttgaatCTATTAGTTTTGCTTCGCCACCATTAGGCAGTTTTCTTGTCATACAGGAAAATCATAATCCAACTTAAATCGTCGCCGCACCTAAAAGCGAATGCGGGTGGCAAACGAGCGGCGTCTCGAAAGTGAGCGAGTACTCGCACGTGCTCGGCTCCGACACGTGAGCAAGTTTGCTTTGGCTGCTGCAGGCGAGGAGCACCTGCGGAAAGACACAAACTCGGTTTATGCAATTGGCAGAAAACAATTTAGAGATGCTGACTTTTGTGTGAAATTTATggattaaaaccctggagaacccacggggtcaaatttggcccctataatttattttttttttttacaaatttaacttcaaaagtccagagtgccacttctgacccctgcatgggtgccatctagtggctgaatattgcacttacatgagccagagtggtggtgacaagatggctggcaacatgccaattttgttgagctggaaatcaatccaaacaaaaccatctcttctcagcaaaccatcagatggtaaaattgttttttttgttgttaatctatttcatatgtTACAGAATGCCtcggagtatgttttatatatattttgataaattagcaactgagctagttaaaaaaaagggtaaaatttgaaaaagcatatattttggtgttcagtgaacttatagcagtcatttaatgtataattttccaaagaagaaaagggttcttgggttcccCTACTTTTTACAgcaagttgtttaaaaaaaataaaaaaaaaacttaactctttgactgccaaaaacgttaaataacgttaagtaaaatcctatgaaggagtgccaaagacgttaaaagaagtttgtttcaaaacagaggtgaaactaaccattttctattgttgattactgaaaaacggaataaggtagaaacaaacttttttttttctgatgaaagatgagagtccaatctttcatttggtagtatgtgtgtttccatagtccaaacacataattttctatggaccttgaaagatcagtcaaaatgcttaaaatcggctggcacccacggcatcccttttctgaaaacgtctggcaatcaaagagttaagaggtcaaattaagttcacctgtaatgGCTCTCAAGCAATTTAGGTTCATCCTAAAATTTCACACACGCTTTGCGAGTACTTTAAACTCCAGCCACCTTCGCTTCTCTGTTTCTGTTGCCGCAAGTGTCGCCGTCTCGCATCCACATGCCTGTAAAAGTGTTGTTCGCCATCTCCCACTCGTGCCAGATCCTGTCAGGAGAAAAggccgttttttttccccccacttgcGCTCACCGCTGAACGTCCGCACGAGCAGCTGGAGGGCGGCGTTTCTTACCCCAGGATCCCGCTGTAAGCGTTCCAGCGGAACGACTGCTCGTGTTGGGTGATGTTGTGAAATGGACACAACTCGTATCGATACCTGAAAGTATGATGAACTGTTGCAAAACACAACTCACAAAGTGTTCTTCCGGTTGTGACTTCGATTCGGAGTCATACTTACACCGAGTGTGTAAGACTGAAACACCTTCCAGCCAAATGAAAAAGATGCGACGGTCCTACAACGATAAAATTGTTGTGACTTTTCGGATGAATATTCAAGCTCGAATTAATTAATCGTGTCTTATTAGAATGACATTGAATTTACCAGACACCGGTGATGGAAGTACTTTAGCCTGAAGTCGGCTTCCCTGAGCTAGAAAATTGTTGTTCACTCTGAgagaaacataaataaataaataaataaaaagctcacATGTGGATTTAGTGACGATAAGGGAATGAAGTGATGTTTTGtgacagaacaattaaatgctttacCACTACATGGCAGAAAGCCCAATTAACCTATCAAGGGTGTTTGAATGTCATGAtctgtcatttgttttgtttttttaaagcattcaaataaaatcacattttaaataagCAGCCAGCAGATTGTACGCACAATAATGCCCTTGAATGTGGGCAAGGTCACCAAACCACGCCTCTTTAAGGCACATAACACATATCCAACACGAAAACTGcacattattttaattacttaaaaaaaaaaaaaacgtaacaacataaatgttttgggaatggaTCGAAACAGTAAAGCATTCAAGTTGTTCTCGGAAACAGAGTAAATGATGGTGGAGcagtgtgggatttttttgtttttaaactcaaCGAACCCAAATGTATTTGGTGCCTCGACTATCTTCATTTTACCGGCGAGTCCATGAGTTACTGTGGAAAAGTAAGTCAAGGAGCACAAAcgttaattttcattttatggCTGAATCATAGCTCATGTGGCTCATCTCGGTCGACGTCGTTGTAGCGATAAGCAAATTACACTTCAGTTACTCACCGAAAACGGGCATGCACACGGCGAAGACGAGTAATAAGTGATGTTTCACACTAAACACGcggtacatttttaattttagaggctaaaaaaatatgttttcattgaCATCTCGTTTCCCCTCTGCTAGGTCTTCCGGGTAAAACAGTCACGTGATAATAACatcttctgcgcatgcgtcATTTACTTGACAAGCACGTCGCGTTTTATTTAGTTACAGAagccaaaaaaacaactactttGCAGtttgtgatatttaaaaaaagaagtggtaGTGGGGATCCGAGTTTTTATTGAGACACACTCTACTTACTTACGTGTACAATCGGTGCTTGATTTTTACGTGTTACGAATGTTTCTATATATGCTAATGCTTtagctaacagaagcatgtgtTGGTTTTACAGACTTAACATTTGACTCCAACATTAATAACATCTTAGAGTATATTCCGCGACCTTAGAATATATTTTTGGTGTGCAAAATGGGACGGAAGAAACAGGGCAAATTTGTGCGCCCTGAGAAGGGAAAAGACAAACGACACAAAGCGAAGGGGAAAACGTTAGAAACTTTTACCGAAGAA
This genomic interval carries:
- the chlsn gene encoding protein cholesin, with the translated sequence MAKDKSQQKPPKRKESPPSDDEVCVAQTQKRKKKKLNAKEAADQIPDVALAVEEEIKTKVKKRKKKQTTEQTAKQPEISDPADAPEGEDNLSPEERRVLERKMKKILKKKMKAEGLLPPKNKEKESGPPASQQALDYLTCWAHNRAAWKFQKTRQTWLLQNMFDSQQIEDEKFSELLQYLEGLRGGSRDTTVQKALVLVQESGQAPEDGNVQKRAHRAKEVIQMLS
- the LOC144038114 gene encoding uncharacterized protein LOC144038114, which translates into the protein MSSEPATQTPPNSSAALANASTPSPTAVLELIAAAHLISSANHVYFLLAAAAFAAACFLLYAFVRTYRAQRESVARLARLLWTFCGLQLLLVFFSLYNVAHRPHSLRTSALGCAALSFAVNVASLCGLLVLALMAYALALDPPSNSLTKRPGVCAALVVLTSAVVSLLLAGIRGPREGLQLTTDCFVDPIHAGVPYAVAKLCLAFLIPFVLQLALVIYGCVRKSKSNRRFLCRADEGPAFLAASATLLFCHLLYVTALARGARLQAAAAAGELSPRQRALVSVAELVFFAGSGFSLVLVPLTHRPSRERLCGLFRRVADCCPRAAHAQTNRNIVTPHVENADTLQDIES
- the gnptg gene encoding N-acetylglucosamine-1-phosphotransferase subunit gamma; translation: MYRVFSVKHHLLLVFAVCMPVFVTHGLAGKMKIVEAPNTFGVNNNFLAQGSRLQAKVLPSPVSGPSHLFHLAGRCFSLTHSVYRYELCPFHNITQHEQSFRWNAYSGILGIWHEWEMANNTFTGMWMRDGDTCGNRNREAKVLLACSSQSKLAHVSEPSTCEYSLTFETPLVCHPHSLLVYPTLNEKLQKEWDEAEQARYEGLITEQGYNKLTRDVFEDAGLLKSQKVNEKPPRVAAEVGTHDSLQKCNEDFQKQREEMARLRDLLTHHNIAFDAKPGESESARTAAEAPRLRGDGGLFELADQG